A section of the Eublepharis macularius isolate TG4126 chromosome 1, MPM_Emac_v1.0, whole genome shotgun sequence genome encodes:
- the NPM1 gene encoding nucleophosmin: MEDSSMDMENMGSLRPQTFLFGCELKADKEYHFKVNDEENEHQLSLRTVSLGAGAKDELHVVEAEALDYEGNQITVTLASLKMSVQPTVSLGGFEITPPVILRLKSGSGPVYVSGQHLVALEEEPESEDEEEEKVVNTSAKRPSNVTLSKIPQKKAKLSEEDDDDDEDDDEDDDDDDEDEDEDDEEEVKTPAKKPARDSSAKNTPKSNQNGKDSKPVTPAKSKTPESHKEKKPQTPKSPKPSSVEEMKAKMQAQVQKGTILPKVEAKFVNYIKNCFRTEDQKIIQALWQWRQTL; encoded by the exons ATGGAGGACAGCAGCATGGACATGGAGAACATGGGCTCCCTGCGGCCGCAGACGTTCCTCTTCG GTTGTGAACTAAAGGCAGACAAAGAATATCACTTCAAGGTgaatgatgaagaaaatgaacatCAGCTTTCATTACGAACT GTCAGTTTAGGAGCTGGCGCGAAAGATGAGTTGCATGTTGTTGAAGCAGAAGCATTGGACTATGAAGGCAACCAGATTACAGTCACACTGGCATCCTTGAAAATGTCAGTGCAGCCTACG gtttcatTAGGTGGCTTTGAAATTACACCACCAGTAATTCTGCGGTTGAAAAGTGGCTCCGGACCCGTCTATGTCAGTGGTCAGCATCTTGTGG CATTAGAAGAAGAGCCAGAATCTGAagatgaggaagaggagaaggtaGTGAACACTTCGGCAAAGAGGCCCTCCAATGTGACACTGAGTAAAATTCCACAG AAAAAAGCAAAATTGTCAgaggaagatgatgatgatgatgaagacgaTGATGAAGACGACGACGATGATGA tgaggatgaggatgaggatgatgaaGAGGAAGTGAAGACTCCAGCAAAAAAA CCAGCCCGTGATTCTTCTGCAAAAAACACACCAAAATCAAACCAGAATGGAAAAGATTCTAAGCCTGTGACACCAGCTAAATCAAAA actCCAGAATCCCATAAAGAGAAGAAACCACAAACTCCCAAATCACCAAAACCATCTTCTGTAGAGGAGATGAAAGCAAAAATGCAGGCACAAGTACAAAAG GGAACTATTCTTCCTAAGGTGGAAGCCAAGTTTGTGAATTACATTAAGAATTGTTTCAGGACAGAGGATCAGAAG ATTATTCAAGCACTCTGGCAGTGGAGACAGACTCTGTAA